The nucleotide window ATGGCCCGGACCTTTCCATCAACATCCTTCATCAGGGTGTCATCAGGTATGACTCCCCTTTCAATCAGGTCCAGACTGTGCATACGGGCAATGTCTGTGTCTTCGTGTATGTGAATTCGATCCAGGTTGATTCCCATGTCGAATATAACCACATCATCCCCCACTTTAACTGCGGACATGTTTTTGCCCACTTCTTCGTATCCGCCTATGGCGATAACTTCCACACTCATAAGGATGACCTCCTTGCATAAATTTTAGTATCGTAGCCCCTTTCTGTGAGCCATTCTCTTGTTTTTCCCTGTATTACCAGGTCCGTTTTTTGCAGTTGTTTCAGGTTTGATGCACCCACCAGGAACATGGCTACTTTGATCTGGTCCATGAATTTCTGGAAGAATTGCTCCAGTGCTCCTTCACCGAGGTAGGATGTTTTGAGAACTGGTAATGCCATTCCCACAGCATCAGCCCCTAAGGCTAATGCTTTAACTGCTTCTAATCCGTTTCTTATTCCTCCAGAGGAGATTACTGGTATCTGGACTGATTGGGAGACTTCTACTGTGCTGGCTGCGGTGGGTATTCCCCAGTCCCAGTACAGTTCACCCATATCTTTATCAGGTGAGCGGTAGGTTTCTACTGCTGCCCAGCTTGTTCCTCCAGATCCTGCAACATCAATAGCTTTAACACCCACATTTTCCAGTAGTTTGGCATCGTTTCCACTGATCCCTGCACCGGTTTCCTTGGCTATTACCGGGATTTTCATTTCTTCTGTGGTTTTTTTGATGTTTTCCAGGTATCCTCTGCTGTCCACATCTCCCTCTGGCTGGATGGCCTCCTGTAATGGGTTCAGGTGAATGGCCATTGCATCAAGGCCCATCATCTGACTGGCTTCAAGGGCCTGTTCCATTTGAGGAGCTCCTATGTTACCAATTAGCAGTGCATCAGGGGCTGCTTCTCGGGCAACTGTATAGGTTGATGTCAATTCTGGGTTTTCTACTGCAGCTCTCTGGCTTCCCAGCCCCATACCTATGTTAAGGTTTCCTGCTGCCTGGGCCAGTTTCTGGTTTACTTCTATTGAGGAGGGGTGTCCTCCTGTAATGGCAGTTATTATTATGGGTGCATCCATTTTTTTCCCAAGTAGGGAGGTGGATAAATCTATTTCTTCCTTATTTATTTCAGGAAGGGCTTTGTGGACGAGTTCCACATCTTTAAATCCTGTTTTTTTATGGTATTCCACATCGCTGTGGGTACATAATAGCAAATGCTCTAATTTTCTATCTGAAATCATAATTTCTTCCTATGGTCTAATTTCAATCTCTACCATTAATTTCATGTCTTTCCATTTTATTCTAAGTAATATCAATTTTTTTTTAATGATTGATGCTCGTGAATGATTTATTTGTGATTTACGCATGATTTAATGATTTATTTTAATAATTTTATTCCATCGATTATTTGGATTATTCATTCTATTTCCATGTGAATTCTATTTCCATGTGCATAATTTGAAATTCTAATCTAATGATTGTTCTGAATATTTTAGTGAGTAATGATTAGTTTTTAATGAATTGTGAACGTGATTATTTGTGAATTTAATTTAAATTTATGAATTTATTAAAGTGGGTCCAATTTTATTTAAAGGGGGTCTATTTTGTTTAAATGAGGTCCTATTTTATATAAAGAGGTCCTATTTTATTTAAAATGACCCTATTGTTTACTTATAATTGTTCCCCTGACTTTTTCACCCTTTAAGGCACTTTCCAGTAATCCTTCACAACCGACATTGATCAGTTCTGATTCGATTCCCTTCCCTGCCAGTTCCAGTAGTTCTGTCAGTTTACCTGCCATTCCACCGGTCACGTCAACGGTTCGTGCTCCCTCCAGGAATTTAAGATCTTCCATGGAGTTTACTTCTTCCAGAAGTTGAGCCTGGGAATGTGTTTTGGGGTCACTGTCGTATATTCCATCCACGTCTGAGCCCAGGATGATCCGCTCTGGCTGCAGTTCCTTTGACAGGTAGTTCACCAGCTGGTCACCGGATACCACTGCCATCTGGATACTTTCATCGGTATCCATGACCACGTCTCCGTATAGTACTGGTACTAATCCCATTTCCAGGTATTTTTCCACTATTTCCAAGTTTGCTGATTTAATCCGTTTATTTTCAGTTATTATGAATGATGATGGTGGTACTGCCACTGCTGGGATTTCGTATTTCAGCAGGTAGTGGCATACGAAGTGGTTGAGATTTTTAACCGAATTCTGGGTTAGGGTGAATCCCATTCTTTTACGCTCCAGTTCTTCTGGAGTTGTTATGGGGCTTCCTATTTCATATTTTCTGGCGTGCAGGTGTCCGAAGCTTCCGGCTCCGTGGATTATGATTAGTTTTCTGTTACCAGCCCGGGCTATTTCCTGGGCAATTCTATCCAGATTCACCGGGTCAAGGGTGGGTTTTGTAGCGTCTTTGCGGGTGATTACACTTCCACCCAGTTTCAGGATAATCATGAACTACCTCGTATCAATCTATAATCATCATCAATGCAATAATCATCAATCTATTAATCACCAGGTCACCCCTTTTCGTGATATTCCAACCAGAAAGGCATTATCAATAGACTGGAGTTCTTCCAGTACTTCTCTGGTTTTCCCAGGGCAGTAAGCAATCATGCTACCTCCCCCTCCAGCACCGGTTAGTTTGGAACCCAGGGCTCCAGCACTGCGTGCATGGTAGATCAATCGGGATAATTCATCGGTGTTAACTCCCAGTGCATCCAGTAATCCCTGGTTAATGTTCATCAATTCTCCTACACGTTCTTCCTCACCCCGGGTGATGGATTCTCGTGCATCATTGGTCACATTTCCCATGAGCCCTATAATGGGCTTTATGATTGTGGGGTGGTTGTTGCAGAGTTTACGGACCTGTTGCACCAGGAGACCAGTGTTACCTGGTTGGCTGGTGTAACCCACTACCAGTGGCATTTCCAGGGCGGGTTTTATTTTCACGCCTCCACTTTCATGTGTGAAGTATAGAAATCCACCGTGGGTTGATACAGTGGTGTCCAGTGGGCTTGCTGCTCCCTGAACTTCTAATTCCACCTGGTGGGCAGTAAGTGCCAGGGTTTCCAGGGATAGTTCCTGCTGGTAATAACGTGCTGCTGCGGCGAGGGTGGCAACTGTTATGGCTGCTGATGATCCCAGCCCGGCTCCTATGGGTATTTCCAGATCCACTGTTATGTCCAGACCGTGATCAGGTGATGATCCAAGCTCGGTTCGAAACAATGCACTCTTAATGAATTTTAAAATTCCTGCGTCAAATCTATCCGGGTTTTCTTGACTTAATAGGTCATTTTCTAGACTTATTAAACCAGTTTCTATGTCGATGATCCCATATACATCCAGTTCTGGGATTTTAACATGTATACTGTCGTCGTTTCCTTCCCTGATTGTTACGTTGGCTCTTTTATCAACTGCCACTGCAATGGCGGGTTTCCCGTAAACCACTGAGTGTTCTCCAAAAAGAATAGCCTTGCCTGGTGCAGATGCCCTAGCTGTCATTGGATTGAACTCCGTTCACTAAATCTGTGTAAATTTTATTTCTATCCTTACAAAAACCTTCCTTTGAATTTATTTTTTCCCGGATGATCTACTATGAGTTTAATTATTGTTTTTTTTGTGATAGTTCTTATTATTATTTGATAATCTTTAACAGTGTTTTTTTAAGCCGTTAAAGAGGTGTTATTGAATTGATACTTATTATAATTGAAATTATCTAATTTGTACCTTTTAAATTGGAATTAATTTGTTCCTATGTTAAATTGGAATTATCTAATGTACCTATCTTAAATTGGAATTATCGAATTTAATCGTATATTAAATTGGAATTACTGAATTTAATACCTGTCTTAAATTGGAATTATCTTTACCTATTGAAATATGCTTATTTATCTTTATTTATGTTTTCAATTTATGGATTCTGTGAATACTATTTGAAGATTGCAGATGCATATCCCACCACGGAGGTGTAGTCTCCACCAGTATCACCACTGGTTGCGTACTGTAGGATATCAGCTTCGGTGGCTCCCATACCCCGGGATGCTTCAATGGTGGCTGCTGCCGGACCGTATCCACACATGGTCACGTTGAACTTCTGTATCTGGTTCATCATTTCCAGTTCATCCATGGTAGCTATGGCTTTTAGTACTTCCTTATCATGTGCCTTGGCCACGTCATGGGGCTGGTAATGGGTGAAGTCTGTGCTGGCAATTACCACAGTGTCCCGTTTCAGTTTCTGGGCGGTATGGGTAATGGCTTCTCCCAGTTCTCTGGCAGTTTCCAGGTCCTGCATCATCATACACACCGGTACCATCTGGAAATCAGGGCTGATTTCCTGCAGGAAGGGCAGTTGCACTTCACAGCTGTGCTCATTTAGATGGGCTGATGGATCATCATCCAGTAACGGATAATAATTTAACAGTTCACTGGCGAACTGATGGTCTATTTCCACGTCTCCCAGTGGAGTTAACCATAAACCTTCAGTCATAGTTGAAAGTCCGGATCCAATCCCAGTATGGTTGGGGCACAGTATAACTACAGTATCTGGCATACCATCTTCTGCCAGTTCCAGGTATGAACAGGCAGCCACTGGTCCGGAGTATACATATCCTGCGTGTGGAGCAATTAATCCTTTAATACTCCGTTTACTTCCAATTTTCCCGGGAAGTCTTCCAGGTCCCAATTTATGCTGGTAACACCATTTAATCCTCTTTTTCAATGAATCTTCATCTGATTCATAGAACATCCCTGCCACTGCAGGTTTCCTTATCATATGAATCCCCCTTTTAGTAAAAAGTTTCTGGAATACCCCAATTAATGGAATACTCCAATTTACTGAAATACTCCTATTAATGGAATACTCCATTTTTTTTGGAATACTCCGTTTTCTGGAATACCCTGAATTATCTTAGATAACCCAAGTTTTCTGAAAATAGTTTAGGTTTCTGAACTAGGTTATCAGATGTTTTTACTTTTTACCAATTTTTTATTTTTGATGATTAAAGAGCTTTAATATATTATATAATCATTAAAGGATTTAAACATGCTAATGGGAGTATTATGAGAATTATTTATGAGAATCATGGTTAGTAGCAATGCGAAGAGTTAAAGTTCGCGAGTTTAAGTTAAGACCATGTAAAGTGCATTATAATCGGGAAATTATGTAGTGAGTAATATTTAGATACTTGCAGATGTTAGGTTTTAGTTATTTGTAAATGTTAGGTATTTGTGATGAAAATTTCATCAGTTACCCTTTCATCCATTTACCCTTATTATCTACAATTATCCATCAGTCAGTAAACTCAATGTGTTCATTTTAAAAACTTTAAAGAGAACCCTTAAAAATTTAAGGGTCCTGGGGAATTTGTAGTTTTATATTTTGAGTTCGAATTCTGATGGGAGGATATCCAGGTCCTCTTCAGGAGCCAGTACTTCTCTTTCTCGTAGTATCTGACGGGCCATTAACCAGTACACTAATGCGATTGCTTTTCTTCCTTTGTTGTTTACTGGTATGACTATGTCCACGTTACCCAGAAGGTTTTCTGTATCACAGAGTGCTACTACAGGTAATCCTATCTGTTTTGCTTCAATTATAGCCTGTGAGTCGCTTCTAGGGTCGGTTACCATTAGTACTTCTGGTTCTATGAACTTTCCGTAGTTGGGGTTGGTTAATGTTCCGGGTATGAACCTTCCAGGGATGGTTTTTGCTCCGGTGATTTGTCCAAACCTGCGTACTGGTGTTTGACCGTACTGTCTGGTTGACACTGCCAGTATATCATCTGGGTTGAATTTTGCCAAGAATTTTGAGGCTGATACGATTCTATCGTTAGTTTTTCGCACATCCAGGACGTAAAGTCCGTCTGCTCGTACACGGTAGATGTAACGTTCCATGTCCTTGGTCTTCTGTTGGGTTCCTATGTGTAATCCTGCTGCTAAATATTTGTCTAATGGAATTAGTAGTTCTGACAACTTACCACCTCTAATTATTATAATCCGTTTTTATTCAATTATTTTAATAGTTAATTTGTTTAAGAGGAGATTTTTAATCCAAATATCATTATATTAATCTTTTATTTAATTTAAGGGTAATAGAATAGATATTCCTCTTATTGTTGATTTATTCTTCTTCAACTTTAACTGCTTCGTTGGGGCATACGTCCATACAGACTTCGCATAAACTGCAGTCTTCCTTATTTTTTACGACGATTTTGTCTCCTTCAAGTACAAGGACTTCCATGGGACATACGTCTGCGCATTCTGCACAGTCTGCTCCATCACATTTATCTTGATCTACTGTTATTTTAACCATTTAAAGATTCTCCTTAATTTTGCTTTTATATTTGTCTTAAATTTATTTTATGATAATTATTATCCCATGATAAGAATTCCAGGACATCTAATGATATGGATGTCACGAATTATAGATATCAGGAAATTATTGAACATCACTGAATTAGAGATATCAAGGAATTATTGAACATCACTGAATTAGAGATATCAAGGAATTATTGGACAATTACTGATTGTTAGATGTCAGTGAAATATTTGACATCACTGAAGATATCGTGAAATTATTTTTGACATCATGAATTATTGAAATATCAATGAACTATTAGATACTAGGAATATTTTAGATTTTACTGTAAAATCATTTAATTCCATGTAATTATTAGTTTTTTTAAAGATTTCAAATCATTAAGGAGATATGAGTTCCAGGACTCCGTATGAGTCCATGGGTTATCTCAAGATTTTTATTTATCCTTAATTAGTGTCATCCATAACTGATATCTCAGGTTTTATTTTTAATCAGTGGGTTGTTTACCATTTGATATCGGCCATTTCTGGATTGCTCATTTCCTCTTCAATTCTGATGAGTTCGTTGAGTTTTGCTATTCTTTCCCCACCCAGTGCCCCGGTTTTGATGATAGGACAGCTCCAGGCTACTGCCAGGTGGGCTATGGTTTCATCGGTGGTTTCACCTGAACGGTGGGATACAACAGGAACGTAGCCATTGGTTCGGGCCAGGTTAACAGTGTTGTAAGTGTCACTCAGGGTTCCGATCTGGTTTGGTTTGATGATGATGGAGTTACCTGCGGATTTTTCAATACCTTCAGCCAGTATTTCAGCGTTGGTAACGAAGATGTCATCTCCACAGATTAAACATTTTTTACCTGATTTCTGGGTGAGATCCGCGAATCCCTGGAAGTCTCCTTCCCGGATGGGGTCTTCCACGTAGAACATTTTGTAGGTGTCTATGATATCATTAACGTAGTCCACCTGTTCTCCGGTGTTCCTTTTAACTCCTTCTTTACTGTAAACATATTTTTCTGCATCTGGGTCCCAGAATTCACTGGCTGCCATGTCCAGGCATGGTTTTACAAGTACACCGGTTTCATCAGATACTTCTGCACAGGATGAGGTCTGGATTTCCAGTGCTTCCTGGTTGGTGAGGTTGGGTGCCCATCCTCCTTCATCTCCTTTTCCACCGGTAAATAGAGCATCCTTAGCTTGGATTTTTTCCCTTATTCTCTTGTGGACTGCAACGTTGGTGAACACTGCTTCAGTGATGTTACTGGCTCCTACTGGTAGGACCAGGAATTCCTGAATGTCAGGGGCATTACGACCGGCGTGTGCTCCTCCGTTGATCATGTTTCCCAGTGGGAATGGTATCTGGGAGGGCATGTTACCTCCTAGGAACCTGTACAGTGGCAGGTTGTAGGATGCAGCTGCAGCTTTGGCCACTGCCATGGACACAGCTACGGTGGTGTTACCACCTATTGCTGATAGGTTGGGTGTGCCGTCGATTTCCTTTAAAACCAGATCTATCTCCTGAAGGTCTTCGGCATCCATACCGATGAGTTCAGCGGAGATTATATCCTCAACTTCTTCTATAATACCATCTACCCCTCCGGTTGGGAATGAGACCACTTCTCGAACTCCGGTACTGGCTCCACTTGGTGCAGCTGCTCTTCCGAATCCGTTCCAGGTGATTACATCCACTTCCAGGGTAGGGTTTCCTCTGCTATCTAAAATTTTTCTAACCCGGATGTCTTCAATAACACTATCCATTAAAAAACACCTCTTCAATAAAAAAATAGTGGTTTTTTAGTTCATTTCAATGATTTTACATGATCGTGAATTTGATCAATTGAGGTATATAGCAATTAAATTTGATTTCGACCGTTTATATAAAACTGTGAAATGTTTTACATAAACATGGTTTTACATAAATTATGGTTTACATAAACTAGGTGTTTATATAAACTGTATTTACATGGGTCGAACATCTAATGGGAGTACTTTTTTGTTGAGCTCAATAACTGCGATGTCAATTGGGTCCATATCGGGGGTGACATCGATCATTGGCTTTGCTCCCATGGAAAGTTGTAATGCTCGGGCACCGATAAGTCTGGCCCTTTCAAAACGGTTTAATTTTTTACTTGCCATGGTTTTTCTCCTCTTTTTTTTTATTTGGTGAAATAAAATTTTTTTGGAAATTTTTAGTTTTTGGTAAATTTGTGTAAGAGTAATGGGGCCGCCGAGATTTGAACTCGGGTCGCCAGCATTCCGGTGAATTGACCATCCCCGTTCCAGTTGTAAGAAATCCCTTGGGACCCTCAACTTGAAGTAACATTCCACCCAAAGATGGAAACCTTCTTGAAGTAATGATTCCATCCGAAAGATGAAACCTTGCTCATGAAGTAACACTCCACCCAGATGGAAACCTTCGTGAAGTAAGGATTCCATCCGAAAGATGAAATCTGTCTCTTAAGTAAGTTCCACCCGGAAGGTGTAACCTGTCTCTTGAAGTATGTATTCCACCGAAGGTGAAATAATATCCTGGAAACTTCTTTCAATGGCTGGGAGGATGGACCATGCTACCCTACGGCCCCTACCAAACTTCTACATGTGCGATGAACATTCTCCGGCAACAGTACTTGGTTATTCCCAGATCATCCAGGACTTCTTTGGGATCTTCTCCCATTTCAGTCCTTTTCTGGAAATCTTCAAAGTAGGCTGATATTACCTTACCACAGCTCAAACATCTTACTGGAATCATGTTCTCCTCTTTTTACTATAAATCCTCATGTTATTTATAAATTTAGTATAAAATAATGGGGGGATGAATTTATCGGTAACTCTTCTGCCTGCGGGCTCGGGCACCGCGACCACCATATTTTTTAGGTTCTGATCTTCGGGGGTCACCTACCAGCATGGTACGGTCGTAGTGACTGAACTTTTCTTTGAGTTCAATGTCTCCAGTCCACTGTACCAGTCCTTTGGCAATTACCATACGGGCGGCTTCTGCCTGTCCCATAACTCCTCCACCAATAACTTTAACATCTATGTCCACCTGGTCGATTAGATCTCCAGCCAGGGTGATTGGTTCGTTGATTTTGAGGCGTGCCAGTTCCGGGTCGTATAGTTCCACTGGTTGTTTGTTAATTCGAATTCTACCTTTACCATCTCGGAATTTGCCCCGGGCAATGGCTGTTTTTCTTTTTCCACTGGTGTGAATAACCTTCTTCATATATTACACTTCCTCGCTTAGAATTTGGCTCCGAGTAGTTGGGATAATTTTCCCAGTTCAATTGACTTGGTGATGTTTTTGGGTTGTGCTTCTGTTAACTGATTAATTTCTTCAGTTTCAAATTCCATAGGTACTCCTACGTGAACTCGCAGGCCCCTTAAAGCTTCTCTTCCTTTAGGCTGTTTGTAGGGTATCATTCCCCTTACAGTTCTTCGGAAGATATCATCAGGTCTTCGTGGGTATTTTGGTCCCATTCGTCTGGGGTTGGATATACTGGCCCGGTCAAGTCTTTGTTTGTACTTGGCATATGCCCAATCCTTGTTACCAGATATGATAATCTTTTCTGCATTTACAACTGTTACCCGTTCCCCTGAGAGAAGTTTCTTACTGACTGTACTTGCCAGTCTTCCCAGAACGAGTCCTTCTCCATCTATAATCATTTTAACACCTTTATTATTGAATAATTTTTACTCCGCTTCCGGTTGGATTTTCTTCCAGGAGAAGGTTGATGTCCAGGCATTTACCACCTGCACTTGCAATTTTGTCTTCTGCTTTCTGGGAGAAGTCCAGTGCTGCTACTTGGACTTTGTGGTCCAGTGCTCCACTTCCCAGGACTTTTCCAGGTACCAGTATTATTTCATCATCACTGGTGTATCTGTTTATCCGGGAAAGGTTAACCTCTGCCTGACTGCGGGTGGATTTTTCCAGCCTTTTTGCCAGGTCCCTCCATATGGGTGCTTCTTCCTGACGGGCTTTTTCTTTGAGGATCTTAATGAGTTGGTTAATTTGGGGGTTAGTTTTCATAGTTAACTTCCTCCTTCTTCACAAAAAGTAACGATTTTATCAGCTTTTCCTGATAATATATCGCATGCGCGAGTTAGTACTTCTATTGGAGATAGTGAACCATCTGTTTCAATACGGAAGATGAATTTATCCTCCACAATTTCTACGGTAATGGCTTGGTTCTGGCAGTCTTTCTCACAGGTTCTGCACATGGAACAGTTTTCCAGGTCCACCACTGTTATCTGATTATTTTTTTCATCGTATTCCAGAACATTCCTGGGGCATTCCTTCACACAGTCCTGGCATGTTTCACATTTATCCTGATCAATTGTGATTTCAGGGTAATGGTTATACGCACTGGTGGTGGTGGGCTGCCATTTAGCATGATCAGATCCTAATCCTAACTGTGCTATGGCTTCCAGTTCCACTTCTTCTCCTTCTTTGAGTTTTACCAGTGGAATGGTGTCCAGGACAGGTTTTATTTTGGAGTCCTCTGATTTGAGGTCCCCGGAATAGAGTGTTTTTGGTCCTTTACCTTTTAAGATGAGGGATACACTGCAGCGTGAGCAGTGCCCTTCACAGTCACAGTCTTCTGGCATTACCATTGATTCCAGATCAGTGCTGAGGGGTACCAGTCCCAGTCGGTGGGCCAATGCTTCGTCAAATATACGTGCATCGTTTTTTAAGAACTCCACGGTTTCAATGGCCAATGTGGGAACTTCCACCATAGAGATCCGGCGCAGGGCATTAACCATACTGACATCCACACCATCCACGGTGAAGACTAAATGGTTGTTATCCCTGTTTTTAATTTCTATCTCCATTCTAGACACTTCGCGTTTTATACCCTTCTACCCCTTTTACCACCGGGTCTTCCTGTACCATCGTGGGGGATGGGTGTTACATCTTCAATTTTTCCGATTTTAATTCCGGCACGTGCCAGTGCTCGTATGGTTGCCTGTGCTCCAGGTCCAGGTGAGCGTGGTCCGTTTCCACCAGGTGCTCGCACTTTAATGTGCAGACCTACTATTCCTTTTTCCTTAACATCATCTGCTGCCCTACTTGCTGCTTCCATTGCTGCAAATGGTGATGATTCCTGTCTGTCTGCTCGGACAACTTTACCACCAGACCATTGGCTGATGGTTTCTGCTCCGGTAACATCGGTGATGGTGATGATGGTGTTGTTAAAGGATGAGTAAACGTTGGCTACTCCCCATTTTTCTTTTGCTTTTTCTGCCATGTTATCACCTTATCTCCTATTTCTCCTTCCTCTTCCTCGATATGAGTCCCTTCTTGGTTTTTCCTTTTTAGGTTTTTCCTTTTTAGGTGTTTCAGGGATTTTGAGTTTTATAACTGCTGAACCTGGATAGTATCCGATTAGTTCTTCTTCTCCTCTTTTCACCAGGTAACTGGGGGAGTCGATTTTTCGGTTGTTCATGGCGATGTGTCCGTGAACCACGAATACTCGTGCTTCTTTAGCGGTGTATGCCAGTCCTTTCCTGTGAACCACTGTCTGTAGTCTGCGGCGTAGCACATCTTCCACTGTCAGGTCCAGAACATCTTCCAGTTTAGCGTTTTCTGGTAGTACACCTATGGATATCAGGTGGTTCAGGAGCTGCTGTCTTTCAGTGGAGTTATGTTCACTGGACATACCCAGTAATTCCCTGGCGTCTCTCCTGTACCTTTTAACCATAGTTTCGGCTTTCCAAACTTCTTTCTTGTTTTTTAAGCCGTATTTCTGAACTAATTTGTTTTCCTGTTTTATGCGGTCTGCATTCCAGGGGTGTGAAGGGGTATCGTATTGTTTCCTTGCCTTTCTTGGATGTCCCATGTTAATCGTCTCCTAGGTTTATCCTCTTCTTCTCCTTCTAACTCCCACGGAGCTTCCTTTACGGAATGTGGATTTGGTTCTCTGACCCCTTACTGGTAGTCCCACTTCGTGTCTTCTACCCTTGTAACTTCGGGTTTTCTTCATACGGTTGAGATCATCCCTGAGG belongs to uncultured Methanobacterium sp. and includes:
- a CDS encoding 30S ribosomal protein S4, giving the protein MGHPRKARKQYDTPSHPWNADRIKQENKLVQKYGLKNKKEVWKAETMVKRYRRDARELLGMSSEHNSTERQQLLNHLISIGVLPENAKLEDVLDLTVEDVLRRRLQTVVHRKGLAYTAKEARVFVVHGHIAMNNRKIDSPSYLVKRGEEELIGYYPGSAVIKLKIPETPKKEKPKKEKPRRDSYRGRGRRNRR